The DNA window AATCTTCTTCTAGTTTGAAAATAAGGCGTTCTGCTAATGGCACTGATTCTAGACGCGTGAAATCAAGTTCAACCTTGTCTAAATCAAGCCAGTTTAGTTTACCAAATTGTTTTTCTTCGTTGGTTAAACTGTACGTTTGATGAATGTATGGCATACGGTAGTTTTCATGCACTTTGATATCATCATCTTCTGGTTGACTCGGAGAGCAATCAACACTGGCATCAAGCCACTCAACACCGTGTTTAACCAAGGCTTCAACTTTGGGTGAAATATCATCGATGATAAATAACTTAGGTGAAAATGTCATTTCCAATAATAAATCCGGTTCAACAGGCACGATTGGCTTTGCTGATTGTTGAAAAGGGAATAAATTAAACACTTGCTTCGACAATATTTGATATTCAGTTTTCATAACCATCCCTTACATTATTGGCGCTTCTTCATCAAAATCAAATGGGGTATAAACAATACCTTGGCAATCAGCCTGCATCGCAATATCCCACACGTGTGTCACCAACTCCATGGAGAAGAATATCGTATCATCCGAACCTTTCACTCGAAAAATATGTTTCTTGTATTCAGGGATTACATGGTACTTTTCTGCATCAATGAATAACTCCGCTACAATGAGTTCAGGAGGGAGATCATAATCAGAACGATCTTCTAAATAAACAAAGCTTTCTTCCGTATCCATCACATCGATAATATTATTAACTGACAGTAAATAACGACCTTTAGCTAAGCCATCATCTACTTTTAAAGCCGCAGGCATGACAACAACACCATAAGGGTCCCAAGCCATGATGGCCTCCATGACCACTTTCGAAATAATGCGATCGCCTTTATCTAAAATATCAGGAATACCCGTCATATCAGCACCTGCCGCTTCCCATATAATCGGGTTAATCACTGATATTGGCACAAAACCTTCGGATGAATAAAGGAATTCCCTGCTATCTAATGTCTGACTCATAATATCATTTGATAATAAATTTTCACTGAACGTGGCCAATTCTTCTGTATCCAACTTACCATTCCTTATACACTTCTATTTATTACACCTTATTTTTCAATGTATTAAATAAAAAAGCAAATACGTTTCCATATTTGCTTTTGGTATCACAACATAAATTAAGATATTTATTAATGCCAGCGATACAAAATATAATCTGTTTTTAAATTATTTAACGCAGAAACAAACTCTTCACTTAAAAATAATGCACTGTTATCTTTATTTCTAAAGATATGAATACCATCACTAATATCATCTACTGCAGTATAATAATCGCTAATGATATAGACATGTGTGAAATTCGAACGTAAATCATCTTTTTTCAATTCAACTGCGCCATCAGATAATTCAACATTATGAGTTAAATAACGCGATAAACTGCCCACCATATCGTCAATAATATAAATCTTCGGGAAAAGATAAAAATCAAAAACCAAATCAGGCTCTACAGGTAACATGCCTTTTTTTTCTTTCACCGGGAAGTTAGCTAATGTATCGACACTTAATTCAATAAACTTTCTCATTAATATATCTCCGGAACGCGACCATCATCTGACACAGGGCGAACACTTAAACTCGAATTAGCAACTGTCTCCCGATAAGCTAACAACGCTTCACCGAGCTCTTTTGATACAATAATTCTGTCTGGCGTTTCTTCAATAATAAATAACTGGCGTTTATGTTTTGGCCGTTTTTCTAGCCCCTCAAAATCAAGGTATAGCTCAGATACATG is part of the Moritella viscosa genome and encodes:
- a CDS encoding putative uncharacterized protein (No significant database matches), whose protein sequence is MSQTLDSREFLYSSEGFVPISVINPIIWEAAGADMTGIPDILDKGDRIISKVVMEAIMAWDPYGVVVMPAALKVDDGLAKGRYLLSVNNIIDVMDTEESFVYLEDRSDYDLPPELIVAELFIDAEKYHVIPEYKKHIFRVKGSDDTIFFSMELVTHVWDIAMQADCQGIVYTPFDFDEEAPIM
- the mts2-AM gene encoding putative uncharacterized protein (No significant database matches), which gives rise to MRKFIELSVDTLANFPVKEKKGMLPVEPDLVFDFYLFPKIYIIDDMVGSLSRYLTHNVELSDGAVELKKDDLRSNFTHVYIISDYYTAVDDISDGIHIFRNKDNSALFLSEEFVSALNNLKTDYILYRWH